A window of Macrotis lagotis isolate mMagLag1 chromosome 1, bilby.v1.9.chrom.fasta, whole genome shotgun sequence genomic DNA:
aaataatagatagaaactactattgtaaacaattggaaaacaaataaaatttatataattaaaaaacaaagaatacacAAGTAATAAATGTCTCATTAGATTGAGTTACTTATGTCTCCTATGGCTTGCAGTAATATGACTTGGAGTTTCAATGCTTCACtttttaccagctgtgtgacctgacCATGGACAAGTTGCTCTAGTGTTGTAGATCTATTTCCTTATCCttgaaattataataatacttCTACCATCTACTACACCCAGAGATGCTGtaagaaaaagtatttttataaattagagaTTATGGCATTACacaataatataataagaatCGGTGTTAAAATTCTGAAAGGATTAGCCGGTCCTTatgtaataataacaattattagaATTACAGCAGCtatatttaaagtttgcaaagtgctttacaaatattatctcatatgatcttaACTAGCCTGGAAGGTTAAGtactatcatctccattttacagagaagaaaaatgaggtagAGAGGTTTAAAAATACAAGGAGAAGCTAATTGGTCCTAGTCACATTTAGAAAGAAACATGTTTTTAGGAAATCTAAGCTATATTTCATCTAGTAAGACTGAGtattcattttcatattcttATCTTTGACCCCATTGCTCAGTTACAGCTTATAAAAATGAACACATTTGATTCAGTTGCACATGTAAGTACATAATCCATATAGTATCACACCTCCCACTCAAAGCCTGCATAGGTATAAAGATGCCTTAATATTCAGACATTCAGGAATGACTTTTTCCATCTGTGAATATTCCAGCATCTGCATTTCCTACAAGTCCAaaaggtataattttttttctttcctcttctctcctattGTATCACTTTTGAATTGAGGCAGGGAACTTTTAAATAGTCACTTTTTCAGAAAAGTCATTCATTCCATTACTTCTCTTCAAAGGACAAACTATGTATGGATTGAGGCTAGATGACCTGTAAGAGTcttttccaaatctaaaattccatgattctatgacTTACTGCTTTTCATATTCAGACATTGacagtgaagaaaaaaatatatgacagTTATCGGTTTGTGAAACATGTAAACTTCAAATGAAGCCTGAAATTGCCACTAACCATATATGCTAGAAACCTTTCCCTCAGCTAAGAAAACCACCAGCTGAGCTTTGCACCATGGAAGCAATGGGACACATTCATTAGCACACTAGGAGCATTTCTGAGCAAAGCTTTTATAAAGAAAGATCCATCACAAGCAAACTTTTCCCATTAGAACCTAAAGGTATTCATCTTATTTCTGCTACAAGTATTCAACTTGCAAAACTATTCAAAGGTAGCTTCAGTGAACCAAACTAATTATTTCTATATTGCTtaatttacaaaacatttaacTAATTATCACGGATTCCTAATCTCCCTGTGTATTTCAGTCACATACAAGGAGCAAGAAGAGTCCAAAAGGCATCAGGGAATCTCTGAATTTCAGAGCTAAGAGATCATTTATTTCAACCCACTCTTTTTTACACATGAAACAAAAACTCAGGAGTAATTATAACTCATTTAAGGTCACTCAGCTACTTATTGGCAAAGTTGGGATTATAGCTTAGTTCTCCTGATCCTAGTCCATGCCTCTTTCCTCATgtattatcaaatgagatactatccTAAAAGGGTTTTACAAAACCTTAAAGAGCTAATTAAAAACTAGTTATTGTTATTGACAAATTCAACATTAGAACACAATATTTTTGGCTCAATCCTTTACTTACTTCCTTGAGCATTGATTTCTGACTCACCCAGTCGTGAGAATATCAAATACACAAGAATCTGTTCATACAAGTCATAGCTAAGGTGTCATCCTAAAACATGGGATTGAATACACCCTTCATTCTACCTGGAGCTGTCAACAGGAGTGTTACAAGgcaatatatgcacatatgcctGACTAGAGCCCAAGGAGATGCTGAACATTTTGCCAATTCATTACTGCCTCTCCTAGCCATTAGGTGTAGTATAGTGCCACCTACTGCTCTATTTCTGGAATACAGAACAGAGATTTGAGTTTGCTTCTTTCCTCAGTAGTTAATAATACTCTAAGTCATAGAACTCTAGGACATCAGAACTGGATGAAGCCTTAGGGATCAActccctctcattttagagatgaggaaactgatgctcagagaagttaaatgacttaaatgCAGTGAGTGACACAGCAAAACAGTTCAACTTTACAATGAACAATGTCAGGAAGACATGGTTAACTGTCCTtttttctaacaaaaaaaaaagtcagaattttCTCATTGGATTCCAGCTTTTTCTGTGCTTTAAGGACAAAAGAGAAACCTAAGATATTCCCTCATATTGGATAGTAAgctgaaaagttaaaaaagattagtgcttcatccactgctaTGTAGCAATAGTGCCAGAATCAACATCACTTCCACAACACTCCCTAAAATGGTGCAGTAGATCAAAATGCAGATACTCTCACCTTCAGCAGAGATGGGAGAACTGAGTCAAGCAAGGGCACTCTAAGATTGGTCTGCAGTTCTCAGTCTCAAAACTGCCACCTGCAGGACAGTAGCTAGAAAGTTAGCACTCCCTTTTAAGTGTACCTGAGGAAAGCTTTCTAAATGATCTCCTCTCCATAGAGTTGAAAGGCGATCTTCCCTTCTAATTTGCAACCACATACAAATATGCCCAGAGGCTTGTATGATGAACCCAACCTTATAAATATAAACAAGCAGCTTCCCTAGGGCTGGATACACAGTATTACAGAAGCCAATGACAAACCACAaaaacatttgtctttttttatttacattttttgagaaaagggaggaaaatataCACAATGGAGTTTGATTTCAtcacaatgaatgaatgatggtTCGATTCCGAAGCTCCTGAACATACTCCTTAGCATGGGCATAGCTCGTCTTTGGCTGCTCGGGAGGAGGAGGGGGTCCTTCTACCAGTTTCACAAAGTAATGGCAATAAACCTTCTCCATAATACCATGGAAACCTCGGCCATGGTAGCGAATGCGTTTCAGGCACTGGCCTCGTCCAGAGGTGGATTCAgctaaaaaggaagagaaagaatcaaCTTTAGAAGATGCAAGCCAGCTGCACAGCATTGTGTCCTTATCTCAGCTTGACCAGAAAAGGAATAACTACAGGAAGTCAGAGCTGAGACAAGATATCTATGTGTTTATGGCAAAGTTTGAAAATCTGCTCCCTGATGGGTTACTCTCCTCCAGATTATATGAACCTTCACTTTTAATCTGACTTTACTTAGCACAAACCAAACACTAACATGCCATGAAGAAGATTTGAAATCTTTTTGGTCTGCACTTGTaacaaaaaattattcaaatatccCTCAAGTCATCCTTCCCTGCCCCTTGCTGTATTCCAAACCAAGATCTGTGCTGTCAATCGTGATCACTTCTGCCTATTTGCATCCTTGGCTAACTTAGTACTAATGCCTGCACACAGTGAGcccttaacaaatgcttgttgtcGGAGCAACTACCAGATCTCAAAGAATACCGTTACAGGGTATGTTCATGAATGCTACATGACTGCACACTCAAACAATGCCCTAAATTAGAAAAGCGATGTTAGAACTGAAGATGTCTTAAGAGATATTTAGTTGAACCAACTCATTTAATATTAATAGATGGGAAAATTGAAGGCTATAATGATCTGGCAAAGAGACAAACTAAGATTATTataacccaggtctcctgactcatGCCTAGTATAGTACTCtttctaattcaataaacatttattatgtacctactgtGGCCAACTCTACCACAATGCTTCCCATATACCAATGCTGCCTATTGTTCAGAATTGTAAAACGTATGAATCTTTTAAATAGGGTATAATTTAATTCCATTAGAACAATTTTCTGAAGAAATCCACTCATCCAAAATACTGTTCACCTCttagtttcttttccaaattaatATACTCAAGTAACATGCTTTTTCAAAGGTACAATTTTCtccggggcagctagatggtgtggtggatagagcacgagccctagagtcaggaggacctaaattcaaattcagccttggactcttaataattgcctgtgtggtgttgggcacataaccctactgccttaaaataaataaaattctttttaacaaGACAattttgtggggcagctagatggcacagtggatagagcactgaaacctggagtacctgggtttaaatctggcctcagacacttaataattacctagctgtgtggccttgggcaagccacttaaccccactgccttgcccccccccaaaaaggacAATTTTCTCAACCcagttttcccttttcccttaaaACTTTAAAATCTATAGTTCAATGAAGGAATTTTAACCAACTCAATTCATATCAATATTCATCACTCTTATGTTCTTATTGAGATATAATTAAGCTTTATGTGAATTTAGAATATGGTAGGAGAGAGAAGAGATTCTCTCAAAGTATTCTTTAGACATCTCCTTAACAACTACCTTGTAAGAGAGTTTGGAGGTACTATCTCTACTTTGCAAAGGTAAAAGATAAGAAACAGTCTAAGTATGGTAATGAAGGAGTTTCTACCCCACAAATCTATTCAACCTTAACCTAACCTCAAACATTTTGCTGGccctttgaaaatatttaatggtTCCAGAAAGAAAGCTGCACTACAAGTAGAATACTGGGGTCAAGTGCATCCTGGAATCCAGTGTCAGAATCTGCCCAATGTTTACCAAAATGGTGACCTTCTTCCATCCAGAGATCAAATCCTAACTTCTGTACTCACTTCAAAACAAATGATGGATAAGTACACAATTGCCATGAAAGCATTATTTAAACTAGAATTCTTATTTGCCTTCAAACCAAATGGCTGAACTACTTGTCAAAAAAGAGTGGGAggtttttgagttgtttttttttaagggagagcTATTACTGGAGAATATGTTcattatttctcttatatttcccCAAAATacctaatttatatatatttgtatatgtacatctatatatatatatatatatgtatgtctatgtatgCAAGTAATGAAAGCTCAGAAGTAGTAACCTAATGACTCTCACATTTTACCACAAAGTCATGAAACATCATTTGTAACTGTGTGACATTAATACTCATTTCCTTATAGCAAAGTCTGCCAAATCTTTTCAAAAGGAAATTGCTTCAAAATACACAAGAGTCATGAACTTTTAAAACGTTCTTGTAACTGGTCTTCCCACCTCCCTTGTCTCACCTACCAATCCTGAACTTTAAggtcagattaatttttttaatacagGGACCCTGCTCAAAAACCTTCCAAGTCTCCTCAAGGCCTCAAGTCTTCCATAATCTAGTTCCCAATCTTTTCCAATACCAAATAAAACATGAATTAAATACAAGAAACTATTGGCCTCattgtcctgaaaaaaaaaaaaggctcactTCTACCTTTATGACTTCCCCTAGTCCTGATAGTCCATCTAAATCTTACTTTCCTACAAGGTCCAGTTCCCACACTCAAGTCTATTCTAACCATTCCAATCCACAGAAATGAACTCCTACAGTCCTGCTTTGTATTATACAATCTGGCATATCATCATGTTATCTTGTATTGTGATAGCTAATTTCTCTAAGTAGATtacaaattccttgaaggcagacaaTACACCATATTTCTTTTGTCATATGCAAATCAGACAACTGTCAAATATATGTAATAGTTCATCAGAGTCAAGTTCTGTACTAGATATTCACTAGATAGCTGACAATGGATAAATATAAGAATTAAGATGCCTCAAAAAAGTGAGGAACTTAAATATTATAGATGATTAAAGCAGATCTTAAAAATCACAATGACCAGAATTTCAAATTATAAAGTTCTCTTAACATTTTACATTAGTTGtttgactttcttcattttttgccATAATGCTTAACTCAAAAAATTAATTGCCATAAAACTCCACAAATCATCAAGACATGAAATTTGATTTGTCCTTGTCCATTTGTTATGAGCTATTCGCGATATCTTTGATCATTATAACTTTAGATGAGACTTTCTAAGTCTGTGGTCATACAATACCAAATAGTGTTTCAGACCAATGATAGCCATCTGAAGAAATTAGATTATAATGAGAACATATGCTACCCAAAACCACTGCACTAGAAAATCTCTTTACCCTTGTTTGTAACAAGAGCCTAAAATGGTTGCTGCTGAAAtggcagttaaaaaaaaaaaccagtctcCTACTACTACAATCAtaaaaaatcctctatttcaaaGTATTATAATCTAGAATTAGAagggccatctagtccaattacctcattttgatgaaactgaggaccaggaaggttaaataatttgcccacaTTCATTATATGAATATCTGATGACTATCTTGGTAAATAATACCAAGGTTAACGGTCTCAGTTCCAAtctttatggaataaaacatcTAATCACTCAGTGATGAAAGGCctcaaaaactgaagaaaaagaatagcTTAATTCAGATAGTaccttaagattttcaaagtacttcccattcattatctcatttgattctcaagaCAACTCTGTTAAACATTTCAATTTGGAAGATAAAGAAGCTGAGTCTCCAATAGGCTTAAGACTTTTCTTGAGGTCCCATGGCTTATACCAAATGGAACCCAGATCTCCCAACTCTAAATCCTGGGCTCTTTCCACTCTATAtatgaattcaattcaatgtgCCTTGATGAGCTAGAATGAAGTATTCTTTTAAGCAGCTTGGGGGTTAAAAATGGCCAACAAAACTTAGAATTACCAATAGGGTTTTTCAGAACTTCAGATAAATACACTATTGCTTTATAAGTATATTTGACCTTGCTCCCTTTATCTGAGAGACAAAAATTAGGTTGGGTCATTCTGTTTCTAATAAGCTTACTATTTACAGGAATTTATGATTTTCATTAGAATTCAATTACAATGAACTAAGAAACATCTTCCTACGgaactgaataaaattatttcaatcagGTTTTGTATTCAGTCATAAAGCAAGAAAGGTCATTAAGGGAGGTTAAGAAAATTTTCTCCTCCTCATCCACCCCATCTCCCgctgagtttctgggaattcccaAACATTATTTATTCATACTATTCCTATAGGAAACTATTTATGATTAACTACCATGGCTCTGTAGTCATCTGAGTTGCCATTTTGATTTCCCTGTGCATATGCCAGAATATAATTAGTAATATGGGAATCTGATTTAAAATAAGATGTTTCGATGGAAAGTCACAATTTAATTGAATTGTAAGAGTAAGTGTAGTTACTTCTATTAATTCCAGGTTAGCAGGAATCACATTTCATTTCACCCAGAATAAACAGCTCCTTTAGGAAAGAGGTACTGAgacaaataaatggaattttagattatttttcagTCTAGTTCAGACAAGTTCTAAAAAAACTTCTAATTTCCTCATAGTGGTTCAGTCTAGTTTCCTACAGAGAGGTACaaatatttttggatattttttgaagctcaaatatttttcaataaaactTCTTCTTACATTATAATATAGCCTTGGCAGATTGAGAATTTTTTGCTTAGGCATCAACATCTTTGTTTGATTACAAAACTGCTGAGGTCAGTGGTAATTGCTGCTGAAGTTAGGGGAAAACAACAGCTTCAACTACTTTACCTAAGAATGGTAGGAAGAGGCCCAGGGAAGCTTTGTAATAAATGTTGGACTCCTAAGAGAGAAGGAACTTGCTGCAAAACATCCTTTACAATTATATAAGCACTTTATGGCTTTCAAAGCATTTTCacttacattatttcattttatatccatCAAGAGTACAAAATCAAAGATGATGTCTGAATAACTGACCTCTCATCACAGCCACCTCCATTCAGTTTATCCACTTATCAATCCACCCTACATGCAGTTACCAAAgaactaatattaaaatatagcTCTTATCACACCCTTGCTCAAAAACTTTGCTCTGATCCCCTTGAACTAccaaataaagtctgaaataTTAAGTCAtgaatttaaaatccttcacaatttgAGGTTAACttatctttccaattttatctCTCACTATTTCTCTTCCCATACAAAGGACCAGAGGAtatttttagagctggaaggaccttaCAAGTCATTAAATCCAACCACtcattttagatgaagaaattgagggtcagagatattaaatgcttggtcaatgtcacacagctaggaacgGTCTCAGGCAAGACATGAACctaactcttcctgacttcatcaCAGAGCTACACATCCACTAAACCATGGTGTATAACTTCTAGGCAAACTAAATTAACTTATACACTAAATGTACCCCTGGACTTCCCACCTCTATGCTTTTGCACATGCTGTTTCCTCCATCTAGAATATCATTTTCCTACCATTTCCCAGCTCCCAGCAACACCTTTCTAATTCCTACCCATCCTTCAAGATACTGTTTGAATTCTACCTTCT
This region includes:
- the MRPL22 gene encoding large ribosomal subunit protein uL22m isoform X2 — protein: MWYLAKLIRGMSIDQALAQMEFSDKKGAKIIKEVLLEAQDMAVRDHNVEFRSNLYIAESTSGRGQCLKRIRYHGRGFHGIMEKVYCHYFVKLVEGPPPPPEQPKTSYAHAKEYVQELRNRTIIHSL